Proteins encoded together in one Mus caroli chromosome 4, CAROLI_EIJ_v1.1, whole genome shotgun sequence window:
- the LOC110292401 gene encoding octapeptide-repeat protein T2-like, which produces MACRGRSRQRGEIAEGGAGGRRSQRTEERAEEEPAEGGTNRGRSLQREELTERGNCRGRSRQREEPAERGDCRGRGRQREEPTEGGAGRGRGRRKEEPAEGGAGRERRLQREEPAEGGADRGRSRQREGTAEGGASRGRSRQSAEPAEGGARRGRSRRREEPAEGGAGRERRLQREERAEGGAGGGRSRRREEPAEGGARGRRRGLRSW; this is translated from the coding sequence ATGGCCTGCAGAGGGAGGAGCCGGCAGAGAGGGGAGATTGCAGAGGGAGGGGCCGGCGGAAGGAGGAGCCAGAGGACAGAAGAGCGGGCGGAGGAGGAGCCTGCAGAGGGAGGAACCAACAGAGGGCGGAGCCTGCAGAGGGAGGAGCTCACAGAGAGAGGAAATTGCAGAGGGAGGAGCCGGCAGAGGGAGGAGCCCGCAGAGAGAGGAGATTGCAGAGGGAGGGGCCGGCAGAGGGAGGAACCGACAGAGGGCGGAGCCGGCAGAGGGAGGGGACGGCGGAAGGAGGAGCCGGCAGAGGGAGGAGCCGGCAGAGAGAGGAGATTGCAGAGGGAGGAGCCGGCAGAAGGAGGAGCCGACAGAGGGCGGAGCCGGCAGAGGGAGGGGACGGCGGAAGGAGGAGCCAGCAGAGGGCGGAGCCGGCAGAGTGCGGAGCCGGCAGAGGGAGGAGCCCGCAGAGGGAGGAGCCGGAGGAGGGAGGAGCCGGCGGAGGgaggagcaggcagagagaggagattgCAGAGGGAGGAGCGGGCAGAAGGAGGAGCCGGCGGAGGGAGGAGCCGGCGGAGGGAGGAGCCGGCGGAGGGAGGAGCCAGGGGTAGGAGGCGCGGGCTGAGGAGTTGGTGA